In Thiobacter sp. AK1, the following proteins share a genomic window:
- a CDS encoding ABC transporter ATP-binding protein, which yields MSPLAASPATTVEPLVTVAARGLSRRYGAAVAVEPLDLELRRGEVLGLLGPNGAGKSTTLRMLTGNLAPSAGEIRICGIDLLAAPRAAKRHLGYCPETPPLYRELTVDEYLDFCARLHRVPSGRVHAAREQAKARCGLADMGRRLIAQLSKGYQQRVGIAQAIVHEPDVIILDEPTVGLDPHQMREIRVLIRELGTAHSVILSSHILSEVEAVCDRVLILHRGRVVFADRIEALKHFRAGHALLVSFTRPPAVEALAALPGIVAVEPLETGLFRVRLMPDAGAPQAIARAAVEGDWGLTRLCPEHTTLEEVFVELTRDVTGTKP from the coding sequence ATGTCCCCTCTCGCCGCCTCCCCCGCGACGACCGTCGAGCCCTTGGTCACCGTTGCCGCGCGTGGTCTGTCGCGGCGCTACGGCGCGGCGGTGGCAGTGGAGCCACTGGACCTGGAACTGCGCCGCGGCGAGGTGCTGGGCCTGCTGGGCCCCAATGGCGCAGGCAAGTCCACCACGCTGCGCATGCTCACGGGTAATCTCGCGCCCAGCGCGGGGGAAATCCGTATCTGCGGCATCGACCTTTTGGCGGCACCGCGCGCCGCCAAACGCCATCTAGGTTATTGTCCGGAGACGCCACCCCTCTACCGGGAACTCACGGTGGACGAATATCTCGATTTCTGCGCGCGCCTGCACCGCGTCCCCAGCGGCCGGGTGCATGCCGCGCGGGAACAGGCCAAGGCCCGCTGCGGCCTGGCGGACATGGGTCGGCGGCTGATCGCGCAACTTTCCAAGGGCTATCAGCAGCGGGTGGGCATCGCCCAGGCCATCGTGCACGAGCCCGACGTGATCATTCTCGACGAGCCCACGGTGGGGCTCGACCCCCACCAGATGCGGGAAATCCGCGTCCTCATCCGGGAGCTGGGAACCGCCCATAGCGTGATCCTGTCCAGCCACATCCTGTCCGAAGTGGAAGCGGTGTGCGACCGGGTGCTCATCCTTCATCGGGGACGGGTCGTGTTTGCCGATCGCATCGAGGCCTTGAAGCACTTCCGCGCGGGCCATGCCCTGCTCGTGTCGTTTACCCGCCCGCCCGCAGTGGAGGCGCTCGCCGCCCTGCCAGGCATCGTTGCCGTGGAACCCCTAGAAACCGGACTATTCCGCGTGCGGCTGATGCCCGATGCGGGGGCGCCCCAGGCCATCGCCCGCGCGGCAGTGGAAGGCGACTGGGGCTTGACCCGTCTCTGCCCCGAGCATACCACCCTGGAAGAAGTGTTCGTGGAACTCACCCGCGACGTCACGGGAACGAAACCATGA
- a CDS encoding ABC transporter permease, translating to MILTLARKELKILFASPLAWVVLAVLQLVFAWVFLFQLDQYLENLPRLRQLANPPGVTEVVVAMLFGFAAIVLLMAVPLMSMRLFADEYRNQTLPLLFAAPVSLTEIVLGKFCGLMLFLSLAVLLLVAMAMSLALGGPLDWGLLAANVLGIVLLLAAFSALSLFLSSLTQHGVVAAFSSFGALLLLWLINASDSDPEALLNYLSLMRHFDGLNRGLLDTRDVAYLLIFTALFLTLTIRRLDARRLTG from the coding sequence ATGATCCTCACCCTCGCACGCAAGGAGCTGAAAATCCTGTTCGCCTCACCCCTCGCCTGGGTGGTGTTGGCGGTGCTGCAACTGGTGTTCGCCTGGGTGTTCCTGTTTCAGCTGGACCAATATCTGGAGAATCTGCCGCGCCTGCGCCAGCTCGCCAATCCGCCCGGGGTGACGGAGGTGGTGGTGGCCATGTTGTTCGGCTTCGCGGCCATCGTGCTGCTGATGGCCGTGCCGCTCATGAGCATGCGCCTGTTCGCCGACGAATACCGCAACCAAACCCTGCCGTTACTGTTTGCGGCGCCGGTCTCCCTCACCGAGATCGTGCTGGGCAAATTTTGTGGCCTCATGCTGTTCCTGTCGCTGGCGGTGCTCCTGCTCGTCGCCATGGCGATGTCGCTGGCCCTGGGTGGCCCGCTCGACTGGGGACTGCTCGCCGCCAACGTGCTGGGGATCGTGCTATTACTCGCGGCGTTTTCCGCGCTCAGCCTGTTTCTCTCCAGCCTCACCCAGCATGGCGTGGTGGCGGCGTTCTCCAGCTTCGGCGCATTGCTCCTGCTTTGGCTGATCAACGCCTCGGACAGTGATCCCGAGGCCCTGCTCAACTACCTGTCGCTGATGCGCCATTTCGATGGCTTAAACCGCGGGCTTTTGGACACACGCGACGTGGCCTATCTGCTGATCTTTACGGCGTTGTTTCTAACGCTCACCATCCGCCGCCTCGACGCGCGGCGCCTCACGGGCTGA
- the ychF gene encoding redox-regulated ATPase YchF: protein MSLKCGIVGLPNVGKSTLFNALTRAGIAAENYPFCTIEPNVGVVEVPDVRLQQLADIVKPQRVVPAIVEFVDIAGLVAGASKGEGLGNQFLANIRETDAIVHVVRCFDDPNVVHVAGKVDPIADIEVIATELALADLATVEKAHARDVKKARAGDKEAQKLVAVLDRLLSHLNEAKPVRSLGLSREELALLKPLCLLTVKPAMYVANVAEDGFSDNPHLARLQTYAAAEGAPVVALCAAMESEIVDLGEADKAEFLAAMGLTEPGLNRLIRAAYDLLGLQTYFTAGVKEVRAWTIPKGATAPQAAGVIHSDFERGFIRAQTIAFEDFIAYGGEQGAREAGKLRAEGKDYVVQDGDVMNFLFNV, encoded by the coding sequence ATGAGTCTCAAATGCGGAATCGTCGGGCTACCCAACGTGGGCAAGTCCACCCTGTTCAACGCGCTGACCCGTGCCGGCATCGCCGCCGAAAACTATCCCTTCTGCACCATTGAGCCCAACGTGGGCGTGGTTGAAGTGCCGGATGTGCGCTTGCAACAACTGGCGGACATCGTCAAGCCGCAGCGGGTGGTGCCTGCCATCGTGGAATTCGTGGACATCGCCGGATTGGTGGCGGGCGCCTCCAAGGGCGAGGGACTTGGCAACCAATTTCTGGCCAACATCCGCGAGACCGATGCCATCGTCCATGTGGTGCGCTGTTTCGACGATCCCAATGTGGTGCACGTGGCGGGCAAGGTGGATCCCATCGCCGACATCGAAGTGATCGCCACCGAACTCGCGCTGGCGGATCTTGCCACCGTGGAGAAAGCCCACGCGCGGGACGTGAAAAAGGCGCGCGCCGGCGACAAGGAGGCGCAGAAGTTGGTCGCCGTCCTGGACAGGCTCCTGTCGCACCTGAACGAGGCCAAGCCGGTGCGCAGTCTGGGCCTGTCCCGCGAGGAACTGGCCCTGCTCAAGCCTTTGTGCCTGCTCACGGTGAAGCCTGCCATGTACGTGGCCAACGTGGCGGAGGACGGTTTCAGCGACAATCCCCATCTGGCGCGCCTTCAGACCTACGCGGCTGCGGAAGGCGCACCGGTGGTGGCCCTGTGCGCCGCCATGGAGTCGGAGATCGTCGATCTGGGCGAGGCCGACAAAGCGGAATTCCTGGCGGCCATGGGCCTGACCGAGCCGGGCCTCAACCGCCTGATCCGTGCCGCCTACGATCTGCTGGGCCTGCAAACCTACTTCACGGCTGGGGTGAAGGAGGTGCGCGCCTGGACCATCCCCAAGGGCGCGACCGCACCCCAGGCGGCAGGCGTGATCCACAGCGACTTCGAGCGCGGCTTCATCCGCGCCCAGACCATCGCCTTCGAGGACTTCATCGCCTACGGCGGCGAACAGGGCGCGCGCGAGGCGGGCAAGCTGCGCGCCGAGGGCAAGGATTACGTGGTCCAGGACGGCGACGTGATGAATTTCCTGTTCAACGTGTGA
- a CDS encoding ribose-phosphate pyrophosphokinase has product MVFTGNANPKLAEDVVRKLNLRLGRAIVGRFSDGEVMVEILENVRGKDVFVLQSTCTPTNDNLMEVLVMVDALKRASAGRITAAIPYLGYARQDRRPRSARVAITAKLVANMLTVAGVDRVLTMDLHSDQIQGFFDIPVDNVYASPILLGDVWKQNYENLIVVSPDVGGVVRARALAKRLEADLAIIDKRRPKPNVAKVMHIIGEVKDRTCVLMDDMVDTANTLCEAAAALKEHGAARVVAYCTHPVLSGNAVSRIAQSALDELVVTDTIPLRDDARACSRIRQLSVAELLAETMQRISNEDSVSSLFSE; this is encoded by the coding sequence ATGGTTTTCACCGGCAATGCGAATCCCAAGCTTGCCGAGGATGTCGTGCGCAAACTGAACCTGCGTCTGGGCCGCGCCATCGTCGGTCGTTTCAGCGACGGCGAAGTGATGGTGGAAATCCTGGAAAACGTGCGCGGTAAGGACGTGTTCGTGCTCCAATCCACCTGCACCCCCACCAACGACAACCTGATGGAAGTGTTGGTGATGGTGGATGCCTTAAAGCGCGCGTCCGCCGGCCGCATCACCGCCGCTATTCCTTATCTCGGGTATGCGCGCCAGGACCGGCGGCCCCGTTCAGCGCGGGTGGCCATCACCGCCAAGCTGGTGGCCAACATGCTCACCGTGGCAGGCGTGGACCGGGTGCTCACCATGGATCTGCACTCGGACCAGATCCAGGGTTTCTTCGATATCCCCGTGGACAACGTTTATGCCTCGCCCATTCTGCTTGGCGACGTGTGGAAGCAGAATTACGAGAATCTCATCGTGGTGTCGCCGGACGTGGGCGGCGTGGTGCGGGCCCGGGCGTTGGCCAAGCGACTCGAGGCGGATCTCGCCATCATCGACAAGCGCCGTCCCAAGCCCAACGTGGCCAAGGTCATGCACATCATCGGCGAGGTGAAGGACCGCACCTGTGTGCTGATGGACGACATGGTGGACACCGCCAACACCCTGTGCGAAGCGGCCGCAGCCTTGAAGGAGCACGGCGCGGCGCGAGTGGTGGCCTACTGCACCCATCCGGTGCTGTCCGGCAACGCGGTGAGCCGCATCGCCCAGTCCGCTCTGGACGAGCTGGTAGTAACCGACACCATCCCCCTGCGGGACGATGCGCGCGCATGTAGCCGCATCCGCCAGTTGTCGGTGGCCGAGCTGTTGGCGGAGACCATGCAGCGCATCAGCAACGAGGACTCGGTGTCCTCCCTGTTCTCGGAATGA
- a CDS encoding tetratricopeptide repeat protein, producing the protein MNTFSFLRAAAYCALAATLTGCAGLAARPTPTVSPVPATPTSLAQAVIQSEALAAPKRPTPPTQALTQQLLYETLLAEIALQRGDARLATQAYLDLLARTRDYRIAERATQVALQSRLIDQALTAAKRWLELEPESVAARQTVAAILVTQGRLDEARPHLTKLLAAEGANLGHGFLHLNNLLARHGNKEEVLSLVQTLAQPYPQLPEAHFAVARAAWNAGKTELALAAIREALRLRPDWEDAALFQAQMLAARAPDKASAYFTDYLARYPRAREMRLAYARFLVQQKQYSLARAEFQTLVKDFPDNAEVPLAVGLISLQMGELDVARQYLEQALQAGVRDRDTVYLYLGQIAEEEKRYEEARRWYVQVSGEQGFTARLRQALTLAKEGRLDEARTQLAQIQPANNQQRVQLWQAEAQMLREAKRDREAFELLTRALEKLPNHPDLLYDQAMAAERLNRLDVLEASLRKLIQLKPDHAHAYNALGYTFADRGIRLEEARQLLETALKLAPDDPFILDSMGWLAYRLKDYPKSIEYLRRAAALRPDPEIAAHLGEVLWMSGARTEAQHVWGEALKSHPGNDALLEAMRRCQAMPAP; encoded by the coding sequence ATGAACACGTTTTCCTTTTTGCGCGCTGCGGCATACTGCGCCCTGGCAGCGACGCTTACCGGCTGCGCCGGCCTAGCGGCCAGACCCACCCCTACTGTGTCACCAGTGCCCGCCACGCCCACGTCCCTTGCGCAAGCTGTCATTCAGAGCGAAGCGCTCGCTGCGCCCAAGCGTCCCACGCCCCCCACTCAGGCACTCACCCAGCAGCTCCTCTACGAAACCCTGCTGGCGGAAATCGCGCTGCAGCGGGGCGATGCGCGCCTGGCCACCCAGGCCTATCTCGACCTGCTCGCACGCACTCGGGACTATCGCATCGCCGAGCGCGCCACCCAGGTGGCGCTGCAGAGCCGGCTCATCGACCAGGCCCTGACGGCGGCGAAGCGCTGGCTGGAATTGGAGCCCGAGTCCGTCGCCGCGCGCCAGACCGTGGCTGCCATCCTGGTCACCCAGGGCCGGCTCGACGAGGCGCGCCCGCATCTAACCAAGCTTCTGGCCGCGGAAGGCGCGAACCTGGGGCATGGCTTCTTGCACCTTAACAACCTGCTGGCCCGCCATGGCAACAAAGAGGAGGTGCTGAGTCTGGTTCAAACCCTGGCCCAGCCTTATCCCCAGCTGCCGGAAGCCCATTTCGCCGTGGCGCGCGCCGCCTGGAATGCGGGCAAGACCGAGCTCGCCCTCGCCGCTATCCGCGAGGCCTTGCGGCTGCGCCCGGACTGGGAGGACGCGGCTTTGTTCCAGGCCCAGATGCTAGCGGCGCGCGCACCCGATAAGGCCAGTGCTTACTTCACCGACTATCTCGCGCGCTACCCGCGCGCGCGCGAGATGCGGCTGGCCTACGCCCGCTTCTTGGTGCAGCAGAAGCAATATTCTTTAGCCCGTGCCGAGTTCCAGACACTGGTAAAAGACTTCCCGGACAACGCGGAGGTGCCCCTGGCGGTGGGCCTGATTTCCCTGCAGATGGGCGAGCTCGACGTGGCGCGCCAGTATCTGGAACAGGCATTGCAGGCGGGCGTGCGCGACCGCGACACAGTCTATCTTTACCTCGGCCAGATCGCCGAGGAGGAGAAGCGCTACGAGGAAGCCCGCCGCTGGTACGTGCAGGTGAGCGGCGAGCAGGGTTTCACCGCGCGGCTGAGGCAGGCGCTCACCTTGGCCAAAGAGGGCCGGCTTGACGAGGCCCGGACCCAGCTCGCCCAGATCCAGCCCGCCAACAACCAGCAGCGGGTGCAGCTATGGCAGGCCGAGGCGCAGATGCTGCGGGAGGCGAAACGGGACCGGGAAGCCTTCGAGCTACTCACGCGCGCCCTGGAGAAACTGCCCAATCATCCGGATCTGCTCTACGACCAGGCGATGGCCGCCGAGCGCCTCAACCGGCTGGACGTGCTGGAAGCGAGCCTGCGCAAGCTGATCCAGTTGAAGCCCGACCACGCCCACGCCTACAACGCCCTGGGCTATACCTTTGCCGACCGGGGCATCCGCCTGGAGGAAGCGCGGCAGCTGCTGGAGACGGCGCTCAAGCTGGCGCCGGACGACCCCTTCATTCTCGACAGCATGGGCTGGCTTGCGTACCGGCTCAAGGATTATCCCAAATCCATCGAATATCTGCGGCGGGCGGCGGCCTTGCGTCCGGATCCGGAAATCGCTGCCCATCTCGGTGAAGTGTTGTGGATGAGTGGCGCCCGCACCGAGGCGCAGCACGTGTGGGGCGAAGCATTGAAATCCCACCCAGGCAACGACGCCCTGCTGGAGGCGATGCGGCGTTGCCAAGCGATGCCTGCGCCGTGA
- the lolB gene encoding lipoprotein insertase outer membrane protein LolB, producing MGRLQRWAFLSALAWLTGCATTPPPGMPSAGLMASFHLVGRISVRQGEQGFSGSLDWWHRPAADELQILSPLGQGVARLVRGPDGVSLTTADGVVERALEAESLTERILGLSLPLDPLAYWVQAQPAPGPLELLRRDQDGRIAALEQQGWRIEYGAWRAAPGGALPGRITVEGHGLRLKLVVDAWGP from the coding sequence ATGGGGCGTCTGCAGCGCTGGGCATTCCTGTCGGCGCTTGCCTGGCTCACCGGCTGCGCCACCACGCCGCCACCGGGGATGCCTTCCGCGGGGCTCATGGCATCCTTTCACCTGGTGGGGCGCATCAGTGTGCGCCAGGGCGAGCAGGGGTTTTCTGGCAGCCTCGACTGGTGGCACCGGCCGGCGGCAGACGAGCTGCAAATCCTGAGCCCCCTCGGGCAGGGCGTGGCGCGTCTGGTGCGGGGTCCGGATGGCGTTAGCCTCACCACCGCCGATGGCGTGGTGGAACGCGCGCTAGAAGCAGAAAGCCTGACCGAACGCATTCTCGGCTTGAGCCTGCCATTGGATCCTCTCGCCTACTGGGTGCAAGCCCAGCCGGCGCCGGGTCCGCTGGAATTGCTGCGCCGCGACCAGGATGGGCGCATCGCGGCACTGGAACAGCAAGGCTGGCGCATCGAATACGGCGCCTGGCGAGCCGCGCCCGGCGGCGCCTTGCCCGGACGAATCACAGTGGAGGGCCATGGCCTGCGCCTCAAATTGGTGGTGGATGCCTGGGGACCCTGA
- a CDS encoding 50S ribosomal protein L25/general stress protein Ctc yields the protein MKFEVTATARKTQGTGASRRLRRAGRVPAIVYGGNEPPITIELDHNTVFHQLKHEAFHASILTLEVDGSKEQVLLRDVQMHPWKPLVLHLDFQRVDPNAKIHMKVPLHFVGADVAPGVKLAGGNITHVMNEAEVLCLPKDLPEFIEVDLSGLQAGHSLHLSEIKLPAGVEFVELRHGNDAAVASCVVPRGAAEEAAEGTQA from the coding sequence ATGAAATTCGAAGTCACTGCCACCGCGCGCAAGACGCAGGGCACGGGTGCGAGCCGCCGCCTGCGCCGCGCCGGCCGCGTTCCCGCCATCGTCTATGGGGGGAACGAGCCGCCTATCACCATCGAGCTCGATCACAACACGGTCTTCCACCAGCTCAAGCACGAGGCCTTCCATGCCTCCATCCTCACCCTTGAGGTGGACGGCAGCAAGGAACAGGTGCTGCTGCGTGACGTGCAGATGCATCCTTGGAAGCCGCTGGTCCTGCATCTGGACTTCCAGCGCGTGGATCCCAATGCCAAGATCCACATGAAGGTGCCGCTGCACTTCGTGGGCGCCGACGTCGCTCCCGGCGTGAAGCTCGCGGGCGGCAACATCACCCACGTCATGAACGAGGCCGAAGTACTCTGTCTGCCCAAGGATCTGCCGGAATTCATCGAGGTGGATTTGTCTGGGTTGCAGGCAGGTCATTCCCTGCACCTGTCCGAGATCAAGCTGCCGGCGGGTGTGGAGTTCGTCGAGCTGCGCCACGGCAACGATGCCGCGGTGGCGAGCTGCGTGGTGCCCCGTGGGGCGGCCGAGGAAGCCGCCGAAGGCACGCAGGCGTAA
- the ispE gene encoding 4-(cytidine 5'-diphospho)-2-C-methyl-D-erythritol kinase, translated as MGDWHAFPAPAKLNLFLHVVGRRPDGYHLLETVFRFIDHGDTVHLRVRGDGAITRVAELAQVAGEADLTLRAARLLQVSAGVRQGVDIRVDKRLPIGGGLGGGSSDAATVLIALNRLWGVNWPRERLMALGLDLGADVPVFVCGENAFAQGVGERLTPVVLPFAWYVVLVPPVAVSTADIFAAPELTRDTPAVTIPPFSTGRFPEGLLAQGHNDLQPVVLNRYPEVARHLAWLARFGDARMTGSGACVFAGFESEQAARAVFAQRPADMQGFVAQGLDHHPLRDF; from the coding sequence ATGGGTGACTGGCACGCCTTTCCCGCACCGGCGAAACTGAATCTATTCCTGCACGTGGTGGGACGTCGTCCCGACGGCTATCACTTGCTGGAGACGGTGTTTCGCTTCATCGATCACGGCGACACCGTGCATCTGCGCGTGCGGGGCGATGGGGCCATCACGCGGGTTGCCGAGCTTGCCCAGGTGGCGGGGGAGGCAGACCTCACGTTGCGCGCGGCGCGGCTGCTCCAGGTGAGCGCCGGGGTCAGGCAGGGCGTGGACATCCGCGTGGATAAGCGCCTGCCCATAGGCGGCGGCCTGGGTGGCGGCAGCTCGGATGCCGCTACCGTGTTGATCGCCCTAAACCGGCTGTGGGGCGTGAACTGGCCCCGGGAACGACTCATGGCACTAGGGCTTGACCTGGGCGCCGACGTACCGGTGTTTGTGTGCGGTGAGAACGCCTTCGCCCAGGGCGTGGGGGAGCGGCTTACACCGGTGGTCTTGCCTTTCGCCTGGTACGTGGTGTTGGTGCCGCCGGTGGCGGTGTCCACGGCGGACATCTTCGCGGCGCCGGAATTGACACGGGACACGCCAGCCGTCACAATACCGCCCTTTTCCACCGGCCGGTTTCCCGAGGGGCTACTTGCCCAGGGACACAACGATCTCCAGCCGGTGGTGCTAAATCGCTATCCCGAGGTGGCCCGTCACCTGGCGTGGCTTGCGCGGTTTGGCGATGCGCGCATGACCGGGTCCGGCGCCTGTGTGTTCGCCGGGTTCGAGTCGGAGCAGGCGGCACGCGCGGTCTTCGCGCAAAGGCCTGCGGACATGCAGGGTTTCGTGGCGCAGGGGCTCGATCATCACCCGCTGCGCGATTTTTAG
- the pth gene encoding aminoacyl-tRNA hydrolase, giving the protein MTPIRLLVGLGNPGPAYADTRHNAGFWLVEAFARAHHAELRPERRFHGRVARARVDGYEIWLIEPETYMNASGQAVQALAAYYRIAPTEILVAHDELDLPPGTARLKRGGGAGGHNGLKDIITRLGAEFWRLRLGIGHPGDRAQVVDYVLNRPSREEALRIEDAIDRSLKILPLVVAGDLETAMHRLHTRVVPKPQA; this is encoded by the coding sequence ATGACGCCGATCCGCCTTCTCGTGGGCCTGGGCAATCCCGGCCCCGCGTATGCCGACACCCGGCATAACGCCGGCTTCTGGCTGGTAGAGGCCTTTGCTCGCGCGCACCATGCCGAGTTGCGGCCAGAGCGGCGTTTCCATGGGCGGGTGGCGCGCGCGCGGGTGGACGGATACGAAATCTGGCTAATCGAGCCGGAGACCTACATGAATGCCAGCGGCCAGGCGGTGCAGGCTTTGGCGGCCTACTACAGGATCGCGCCGACCGAGATCCTGGTGGCGCACGACGAGCTGGATTTACCGCCGGGGACCGCCCGTCTCAAGCGGGGCGGCGGCGCCGGCGGGCACAATGGCCTGAAGGACATCATCACCCGCCTAGGAGCCGAGTTTTGGCGCCTGCGTTTGGGCATCGGCCATCCAGGCGATCGTGCTCAGGTGGTGGACTACGTGCTCAATCGCCCCTCCCGGGAGGAAGCGCTGCGCATCGAGGATGCCATCGACCGCAGCCTGAAAATTTTGCCTCTGGTGGTGGCCGGGGATCTTGAAACCGCCATGCACCGGCTACATACCCGGGTGGTGCCCAAACCCCAGGCTTGA
- the miaB gene encoding tRNA (N6-isopentenyl adenosine(37)-C2)-methylthiotransferase MiaB: MTRKLYIKTFGCQMNEYDSAKMVDVLTAAEGYERTDDPEQADLILLNTCSVREKAQEKVFHHLGRWKHLKARNPDLLIGVGGCVASQEGAAIVERARYVDLVFGPQTLHRLPELLRARRATGRPQVDVSFPEIEKFDNLPPPRVEGAAAFVSIMEGCSKYCSFCVVPYTRGEEVSRPFDDVLAEVAGLAEQGVKEVTLLGQNVNAYRGVMPDGETADLALLLEYVAEIPGIERIRYTTSHPNELTDRLIEAYARIPKLVSHLHLPVQSGSDRILAAMKRNYTALEYKSRVRRLRAVRPDMSLSSDFIVGFPGETEADFEATMRLVEELGFDASFSFIYSPRPGTPAAQLPDDTPMEVKTARLMRLQKRLEQQAQAISRAMVGSVQRVLVEGASKKDARELAGRTDNNRVVNFRGEPRLIGQFVEVRITAALPHSLRGEVVVAD, encoded by the coding sequence GTGACCCGCAAGCTCTACATCAAGACCTTCGGCTGCCAGATGAACGAGTACGACTCGGCCAAGATGGTCGATGTGCTCACCGCCGCGGAGGGCTACGAGCGCACGGACGATCCGGAGCAGGCCGATCTGATCTTGCTCAACACCTGTTCGGTGCGGGAAAAGGCCCAGGAAAAGGTCTTCCACCATCTGGGACGCTGGAAGCATCTCAAGGCGCGCAATCCCGACCTGCTCATCGGTGTGGGTGGCTGTGTGGCGAGTCAAGAGGGCGCGGCCATTGTCGAGCGTGCCCGCTATGTGGACCTGGTGTTCGGCCCGCAGACCCTGCATCGCCTGCCGGAGCTCCTCCGCGCGCGGCGCGCCACGGGGCGGCCCCAGGTGGATGTGAGCTTTCCCGAGATCGAGAAATTCGACAACCTGCCGCCGCCGCGCGTGGAAGGGGCGGCGGCCTTTGTCTCCATCATGGAGGGTTGTTCCAAATACTGCAGCTTTTGCGTGGTGCCCTACACCCGCGGCGAGGAAGTGTCGCGCCCCTTCGACGACGTGCTGGCGGAAGTGGCGGGGCTTGCCGAGCAGGGCGTCAAGGAGGTCACGTTGCTGGGCCAGAACGTGAACGCCTATCGCGGCGTCATGCCAGATGGCGAGACTGCCGACCTGGCCCTGCTGTTGGAGTACGTGGCGGAAATTCCGGGCATCGAGCGCATCCGCTACACCACCTCTCACCCCAACGAGCTCACGGATCGTCTGATCGAAGCCTATGCGCGCATCCCCAAGCTGGTGAGCCATCTGCATCTGCCGGTGCAGTCCGGCTCGGACCGCATCCTGGCGGCCATGAAGCGCAACTACACGGCGCTAGAATACAAGTCGCGAGTGCGCCGGCTCCGGGCGGTGCGGCCCGACATGAGCCTGTCATCCGATTTCATCGTGGGCTTTCCTGGCGAAACCGAAGCCGACTTCGAAGCCACGATGCGCCTGGTGGAGGAACTGGGCTTCGATGCCAGCTTCAGCTTCATCTACAGCCCGCGGCCGGGTACACCCGCCGCGCAACTGCCGGATGATACCCCCATGGAAGTCAAGACCGCGCGTCTGATGCGGCTGCAAAAACGTCTGGAGCAACAAGCCCAGGCCATCAGTCGGGCCATGGTGGGCAGCGTGCAGCGGGTGCTGGTAGAGGGCGCATCGAAAAAGGATGCCCGCGAACTGGCCGGCCGCACCGACAACAATCGTGTGGTGAATTTCCGTGGCGAGCCGCGCCTCATCGGTCAGTTCGTCGAGGTGCGCATCACTGCGGCCCTGCCCCATTCCCTGCGGGGCGAGGTGGTGGTGGCGGACTGA